The segment CActgctttagtttttatgttttgctgttttttcctcAATGACTTGTTCTAGATACCAACAGTTCTCTCAGAAATCAAGATGTTGTCATTTTTTGCAGATTAAAACGCAACAGATTTAAGATACACCTTGAAAAGTGACTACATCATCTGTTGTCAAGTAAGTATAAGATTGTTAGGTTTGTAAGGCTGTTTACGCCACGTGTCCCTTGTTTTCTCCACAACCGTTTGGGAACAACTTTACGCACAGGATTTACGCACGGACCTGCTTTTTACGCACGACGTTCAGAGAAAAACCCGCAGCAAAAGgcagtaaaataaatcatataacGTTTGTTAGGTTGATTTACGATTAGTTGCCATAGTGATGATGGTCTCCGTCGTGGCATGGTCTTCGTCCTCCACCCGCGGGTCGTATTGGTCCAGGAGCTGCGTCAGAGGAGGCGCCTTAGGGAGCAGTTGGCGGATCATGTCCCGGCTGATGTTGGGCGCTTGTTCCAGCCTCAGGATGCTGAGGATCTGGGACTTGATGCTGTGGAGTCTCATCTGCTTGCTGTGCTCCCGGAAGTCGCAGGCCGAGCACTGCTCTCCGCTCTCCGCCAACAGCTTGGAGCTCTGGTTCATCTCCATGGAAAACACCGCAGAGAAGAAGACGGTCAGACAGAGTGAGTGCAGCATCCTGGAGCGAAGACGAGGTCGGTGCAGTGACGCGGTCTGATATGAGCCCGTGCACACGGGTCTAAGCACTTCATGATTGGCTcccagaagtttttttttaatcagagaGGGGATTTAAAGAGGTAGCAAAAGTTTCTGATCAACATTATAGTCGTGAAATTAAGCCAGGTGCGATTTTTATCAAACTACAAAAGTGTCACTTATACAATTTGTTAAAGAACATAACtgagttgtctttgtctcttatACTCAGTGTGTAGAAGCATGAAAACCCCCAAAATGCTAAAGgaccttttgtttttatagataAAAGTTGTAAAACATAAAGTgtgtaaatactttttttacATGTCAGTATTTCCCACCCAATGTGAGGCCTcatctgtcctcacactgataattaaataaactatttacaATGTAATTGTATGAACTAATAAAAACATAGTAATTAAtagttacattttttaaaacgtGTAGTAATGACCTAAAACAGTCGACACAGTAGTTTAAAGTTAACAAACAGGAGGAGATAGAGAATCTGTTGCATGATAAATGCACGACTGGCCCCTGGTGAATATATGTAGCATCACGCTTGTGGCACTGAGTAAAGTGTGTGTTAATTAATGACGGAACAGTTCATCCAGTGCAACACTGTGGGCCACTAATAGTCTCTATTCAGCAATGGAGCTCTGAAGCACAGAGGAAGAAGTAAATCAGAGTTTTATACACATGCCAAATTTGCCAGTAGGAAATATTCATTGCTGGATTGATGGGATTAGttacaaataaactaaatctaCTACGTTACCAGACCCATTCTAACCTTTAACTTTTTCTTCTTGCAGCCACTTGATGTCACCAGTGTTTCACATTCATCTAAACCCAGTTCATTGTTTAGACACAGATAAACGCTGTTTGGAACAGGCCTTGTGTGTATTATGTGAGGGGTGTACTCTCTGTAGTCTCTGTGAGATAATTACAGGTGTCGGACACTAGATCAGCAGGTCACTCGACATGTTCAGTCAATCAATGATTCACGTCTgatttgacagcagcagcagaagaagggtGGAACTTGACTTTGCTCTCACAAAGAgacacatttagaaatgtaagACTGAGACCATCTTACTGAATGCACAATTAAATATGTCagtgcagtacttttacttgtaactttagtatttttacagtgtggTTGTAGTAATTTTGCAAAAATGACCACTGGTCGTGAGCTTAGAGTCTGAGACAGTAGCAGACACTGTTAAcgtttattacattttaatattaatataataatttatataataatagaCACACCTTCCACTGTAGGACAAGATAATTATGCTgaagtatttttaaaagaaagtatttttcattaaataaagaCTGATTCTCCACAGAATAAGAACCAAGGTGCCTTTAGTTTTCTAATCTGAGGTACAGTTTAAATACAGCTCATAATAATGGACAGTGGATATAAACACTAGTTTAACCTACTTCAAACTGATGGCCATTGAATGATGATAACAAACCACAGACAACTGAAAAAAGCAGCTTCTTCTAAATTGCTCTCCTGAATATTAGAttctaatgaaaataaaaatgatcctgattcaacaacaacaggtgATGTTTTGGAGTAAATCTGTGCTCTCATATTATTTCTCCTccacatatttaattaatacacTTTGAAATTTCACATGACTTACGACTAAACTGAGCCTGGAGCACAGGCGGCACACCTTCCACACCTGTCACCTTCACTCAGGACATTTCAACCGACTCTGCAGCTCCACCCAGGGGCGTTGGCTGCAGCTCCAGACTGCAGGTTGGAGGACGAAGCACGACCTGTTTTGTTTTGCGtctaaaactgaatgaaatattGATCACCTCATATCAGTCTATTAAACACCTCTAACGTCTTTGATTCTCTGTTACTGGTTGATAAAAATGGCAGGATTAGTGGATAATCCCTGGATATAACATTATAGTTTTTAATCATGGTCTGATTTATGGAAGTTGACGTCATTAAGAGAGATGAACATGTGTTTACAGGGTTAAAATtataaaagcaaataataaacaagtgtttcaaatgttttaatggttGAATTGACAGAGCACAGTACAAGCatcattttataaattattcCTAAGGAAGCGTACGACAGGTAACATTTCTGCTTGTCcacatctctgctgctgcctgttggacaaaagacaataaatatttgtcaCTGTGATGGACAATCAAGAGAAAAAGCTTCAACAggacaaacacaagcagcatttatttatttatttatatatgtatatgttatatgtatatatatatatatatatatatatatatatatatatatatatatatatgttttatacatCTAAAGAGGCGAACATGTtgtgaaacaaagtcaaatatAAAAGTTAGTTTGAGAAGtaataaagaataaactttTCACCATTCATGACTTTCCACCTTCGTGTCCGTGTCCATGTCCGTGTCCACGGCCGCGCCCCCGACCGTGACCGTGACCATGACCATGACCATGCCCGTGCTTGTCTCCATGGCTATCGTGGTCACCATACTGAAGGCCTTTGTGCTCATCCCCTGCACGGGGAGGAATATTCCCCCCTGGGGGAGGACTACCTCCCCATTGAGGAGGCTTAAATTCCCCTTGGGGAGGAATATTTCCCCCTGGAGGAGGCATATTCCACCCTTGGGGAGGAATACCTCCCCATTGGGGAGGCAGATTTCCACCTTGAGGAGGCAAATTTCCCCCTTGGGGAGGAATATTTCCCCCTGGAGGAGGCATATTCCACCCTTGGGGAGGAATACCTCCCCATTGGGGAGGCATAAATCCCCCTTGGGGTGGCATATTTCCCCCTTGGGGAGGAATATTTCCCCCTGGAGGAGGAATATTCCACCCTTGGGGTGGGATATTTCCCCCTGGAGGAGGAAAATTTCCTGCGGGGGGGATGTTGGTTTTGTTATCTTCAGGAGAAccaatgaaaagaaagagaaaaatcaagCGGCTGCAGTGACGACATGTTGCTGcacaaaatcaaatgtgaaacttttcttgtttctccataaataaacacaagaagAGAAACTTACCTGACATTTTCTGTCTGAAGTTTTAGTCTGTGCAGCAGGTGAGGATTCC is part of the Anabas testudineus chromosome 2, fAnaTes1.2, whole genome shotgun sequence genome and harbors:
- the LOC113164047 gene encoding uncharacterized protein LOC113164047, with amino-acid sequence MHNWQDISREEIAESNAVDHPAVGEVLINDIVTSATEESSPAAQTKTSDRKCQITKPTSPPQEIFLLQGEISHPKGGIFLLQGEIFLPKGEICHPKGDLCLPNGEVFLPKGGICLLQGEIFLPKGEICLLKVEICLPNGEVFLPKGGICLLQGEIFLPKGNLSLLNGEVVLPQGGIFLPVQGMSTKAFSMVTTIAMETSTGMVMVMVTVTVGGAAVDTDMDTDTKVESHEWQQQRCGQAEMLPVVRFLRNNL